In one window of Pseudomonas sp. p1(2021b) DNA:
- the ltrA gene encoding group II intron reverse transcriptase/maturase has product MERVLAPANLKRAYQRVVSNKGAPGADGMTVDQLAGYVKQYWPILKTRLLAGEYHPQGVRAVDIPKSKGGTRQLGIPCVVDRLIQQALLQQLTPIFDPLFSDYSYGFRPGRSAHQAIETARGHVVAGHRWCVELDLEKFFDRVNHDVLMAHVARQIEDKRVLTLIRRYLEAGTMSGGLVSRRQEGTPQGGPLSPLLSNILLNELDRELERRGHRFVRYADDANIYVRSHRAGERVMASVERFLIQRLKLTLNREKSRVARPWACDYLGYGMSWHKQPKLRVASISLHRLRDRLRELLRRIRARSMRFIVEQMTPVLRGWAGYFKLSQSKRPLEELDGWVRHKLRCVIWRQWKRPSTRARNLMRLGIDEARAWKSAVNGRGPWWNSGASHMNQALPKKLWDRLGLVSILDTINRLNRIT; this is encoded by the coding sequence ATGGAGCGGGTGCTTGCACCCGCCAACCTCAAGCGTGCGTATCAACGCGTAGTCAGCAACAAGGGTGCACCGGGTGCCGATGGCATGACGGTCGACCAATTGGCAGGCTACGTGAAACAGTATTGGCCGATCCTCAAGACTCGGTTGCTGGCTGGCGAATATCACCCGCAAGGTGTACGCGCCGTCGACATCCCCAAATCCAAAGGCGGAACACGGCAGCTGGGTATTCCCTGCGTCGTGGATCGCCTGATCCAGCAGGCTTTGCTGCAACAGCTCACGCCGATCTTCGACCCCTTGTTTTCGGACTACAGCTACGGCTTTCGTCCGGGCAGAAGCGCTCACCAAGCCATCGAAACCGCCCGCGGCCATGTGGTGGCGGGTCACCGTTGGTGCGTGGAACTCGATCTGGAGAAGTTCTTTGATCGGGTGAATCACGATGTCCTGATGGCCCATGTTGCGCGTCAGATCGAGGACAAACGCGTTCTTACGCTGATCCGTCGTTATCTTGAAGCGGGAACGATGTCAGGTGGACTCGTCAGCCGACGGCAGGAAGGGACGCCGCAAGGCGGCCCGCTCTCGCCGTTGCTGTCGAACATCCTGCTCAACGAACTCGATCGCGAACTGGAACGGCGGGGCCATCGCTTCGTGCGCTATGCCGACGATGCGAACATTTATGTGCGTAGTCATCGTGCAGGCGAACGGGTCATGGCCAGTGTTGAGCGTTTCCTGATCCAGCGCCTGAAACTGACACTGAATCGGGAAAAGAGCCGTGTGGCACGGCCTTGGGCCTGTGATTACTTGGGTTATGGGATGAGCTGGCATAAACAGCCGAAGCTGAGGGTAGCGAGCATAAGCCTGCACCGCCTGCGCGACCGACTCAGGGAACTCTTGCGTCGGATACGGGCCCGCTCAATGAGATTTATCGTTGAGCAAATGACTCCCGTGCTGCGTGGTTGGGCTGGCTACTTCAAGCTGAGTCAGAGCAAGCGGCCACTTGAGGAGCTTGATGGCTGGGTGCGTCACAAACTTCGTTGCGTCATATGGCGTCAATGGAAGCGGCCCTCTACGAGGGCGCGCAACCTGATGCGTTTGGGAATCGACGAGGCGCGGGCGTGGAAATCGGCGGTCAATGGCCGAGGCCCATGGTGGAACTCGGGAGCGTCACATATGAATCAGGCGCTACCGAAGAAGCTGTGGGATCGACTCGGGCTGGTCTCAATACTGGATACGATAAACCGGCTTAATCGCATAACCTGA
- a CDS encoding lambda-exonuclease family protein, which produces MAMRIITGPAAQQNSAAWFAWRREGIGASEAPQIMGTSKFRSSYELFRLRLGIGPPPPPNPYVDRIRARGHQLEPIARAAYEKHTGTTVTPIIAESDSIPFIRASLDGFNPFLGIPVEIKCPGDTAHGLALKGIVPPEYVDQVQHQIFVAEASFAHYYSFDGSKGVLLKVPRNQKRIDQILKGELDFWHRLQTGKWSTDEWEAAAAAWRLSNRQFQEATAREEAARAVLLSQMPPGRKRHESEGVSVHLSTRKGSVDWRALLKAHGVDLTESQIDVYRKPSVEHVTVRDQFNAPLTMPNLPAATLPQSVSPTVQTGQPAPKPAVQTLRKEFIF; this is translated from the coding sequence ATGGCAATGCGCATCATCACGGGTCCAGCTGCTCAGCAAAACTCCGCTGCTTGGTTTGCATGGCGTCGTGAGGGAATCGGAGCTAGCGAGGCGCCCCAGATCATGGGCACGTCAAAATTCCGCAGTTCATATGAGCTTTTCAGACTCCGCCTGGGCATCGGGCCTCCCCCGCCGCCAAACCCCTACGTCGATCGTATTCGAGCCAGGGGTCATCAGCTGGAACCCATAGCTAGGGCGGCTTATGAAAAGCACACCGGTACCACGGTTACGCCCATCATTGCCGAGAGTGACTCGATCCCATTTATCAGGGCATCGCTAGACGGGTTCAATCCCTTTCTGGGGATACCGGTCGAGATCAAATGTCCAGGGGATACAGCTCATGGGCTTGCTCTCAAAGGAATCGTCCCACCGGAGTATGTGGACCAGGTTCAGCACCAGATCTTTGTTGCTGAAGCCAGCTTCGCCCACTACTACTCATTCGATGGGTCTAAAGGCGTGCTGCTCAAAGTCCCGCGTAACCAGAAGCGGATCGATCAAATACTTAAAGGCGAGCTCGACTTCTGGCACCGGCTCCAAACAGGCAAATGGAGTACAGATGAATGGGAAGCCGCAGCGGCCGCCTGGCGGCTGTCAAACCGGCAATTTCAGGAAGCCACAGCGCGAGAGGAAGCAGCCCGAGCTGTGCTGCTCTCTCAGATGCCGCCAGGCCGCAAGCGACATGAAAGTGAAGGTGTCTCTGTTCACCTTTCCACACGTAAAGGATCTGTCGACTGGCGCGCCTTGCTCAAAGCACACGGCGTAGACCTGACTGAAAGCCAAATCGATGTCTACAGGAAACCCTCTGTAGAACATGTGACTGTTCGTGATCAGTTCAATGCACCCCTGACGATGCCTAACTTGCCGGCGGCGACTTTGCCTCAATCGGTATCCCCCACCGTGCAAACTGGACAGCCAGCACCTAAACCAGCGGTACAAACCTTGAGGAAGGAGTTCATCTTCTAA
- a CDS encoding histone-like nucleoid-structuring protein, MvaT/MvaU family gives MSKLAEFRAAEKALQEQLSALEALKNDSGLQREIEFEEKLKSLMEEYGANLGKVIAILDPASSLRKINARPEADRQQRKPREVKVYKNPHTGETIETKGGNHRQLKEWKTQYGGDVVESWKS, from the coding sequence ATGAGCAAGTTGGCTGAATTTCGTGCTGCAGAGAAAGCACTGCAAGAGCAACTTTCTGCTTTGGAAGCGCTGAAAAATGATTCAGGGCTGCAACGTGAGATTGAGTTCGAAGAAAAGCTCAAAAGCCTGATGGAAGAGTACGGCGCGAATTTGGGCAAGGTCATCGCCATACTTGACCCGGCTTCAAGTCTGCGCAAAATCAATGCACGGCCAGAAGCCGATCGTCAGCAACGTAAGCCACGTGAGGTCAAGGTCTATAAAAATCCCCACACCGGTGAGACTATCGAGACCAAAGGCGGCAATCACCGCCAGCTGAAAGAGTGGAAAACTCAGTATGGTGGTGACGTCGTCGAATCCTGGAAAAGCTAA
- a CDS encoding HDOD domain-containing protein, whose amino-acid sequence MKALAKIFKNPAALPTISSVVMELLAMSRDLSVPLSSIVKAVSLDQALAAKVLRTANSAYFGRSGTVSRLEDAISTIGIHNFRTTIITTGLLKALPDAPGIDMPTYWKMGLHTAFMASALAESIGAERDIAFTTGLMQGIGALLIHLVMPDEACTVVQSVDAFDLVGRRPVEQAQLGFDNAEVGAELLKRWKFPTPIQKALLTYSNRSPLPDILGQLLSVSSTYAYGVVMGLDRSSLADWVDPEIAKSLGLSHDLLDSCRQRVSESVLMIG is encoded by the coding sequence ATGAAAGCCCTAGCAAAAATATTCAAGAATCCCGCAGCCTTACCCACGATCTCTTCGGTGGTTATGGAGCTACTAGCGATGTCTAGGGATCTCTCAGTGCCGTTGTCCAGCATTGTGAAAGCAGTGAGCCTTGACCAGGCTCTCGCCGCAAAAGTACTACGCACGGCCAACTCTGCTTATTTCGGACGCAGCGGAACTGTCTCCCGTCTCGAAGATGCCATATCTACAATTGGCATACACAACTTCCGTACCACCATTATCACGACTGGCCTACTGAAGGCGCTGCCGGACGCACCAGGCATTGATATGCCGACCTACTGGAAAATGGGTTTGCATACTGCGTTCATGGCATCTGCCCTGGCGGAGAGCATAGGTGCAGAACGGGATATCGCTTTCACTACGGGTTTGATGCAAGGCATAGGCGCTCTACTCATTCACCTGGTAATGCCCGATGAAGCCTGCACTGTAGTTCAATCCGTTGATGCATTCGATCTTGTCGGCCGGCGTCCTGTCGAGCAGGCGCAGCTTGGATTTGACAATGCTGAGGTTGGAGCAGAGCTGCTGAAGCGCTGGAAATTCCCGACCCCAATCCAAAAAGCGTTGCTCACGTATTCCAATAGATCCCCCCTACCCGATATCCTTGGCCAATTGCTATCAGTATCCTCGACCTATGCTTATGGCGTGGTTATGGGGTTGGATAGATCATCACTCGCAGACTGGGTGGACCCAGAGATAGCAAAATCTCTTGGCCTCTCTCATGATTTGTTGGATAGCTGCCGACAACGTGTGTCTGAATCAGTGCTGATGATCGGTTAA
- a CDS encoding RepB family plasmid replication initiator protein translates to MDSETPTPRAPRAKRTAGATTDTSPAKRKRAPKLQVVRDVEPSKAVELKKATEALSMRNVSAASDFTFLQRKLYNTLLQFAQQRPREEMVHEIPIKQVEDNIGHTTSNSRDYLKKVLVSMSQTQVEFDYKGESPGRKSEWGIANLIAEAYILEDGQTLRFSFPPDLKRRLLDPAIFNLIDLRMQYHFSSFSALTLHEITSRYLGSPMGETYRAHWSEWSVVLSGSATPHAEFRDFNKMLGRAIDQVNSIERRFRISPHVTKLNRKMDKLWFKLETLIQPGLDLGPSPELVSQDVSKRLKALSLSQKDIDELGMTHDEEYLLAQADYTEAQMRKEGANVASPAAYFKAAVANNYAKAPTQQKAAEPGRGKKPAASKTGEKSKPAQAPSQAPKAAPSNQMADLLEQWGAAQREAIRAQFMELSDEQKKELAEKYETELRKDDLAYSQYRSKGLNTMVINCLVAIQFQERFPETPSSETLLQFLLGGAKI, encoded by the coding sequence ATGGACTCAGAAACCCCCACACCGCGAGCTCCGAGAGCAAAGCGTACAGCCGGAGCGACAACGGATACCAGTCCAGCTAAACGCAAGAGGGCACCCAAGCTCCAGGTCGTTCGTGATGTAGAGCCATCCAAAGCCGTAGAGCTGAAAAAGGCAACCGAAGCCCTCTCGATGCGAAACGTCTCTGCCGCCAGTGACTTCACATTCCTTCAGCGAAAACTCTACAACACCCTCCTTCAATTCGCCCAGCAGCGGCCGAGAGAGGAGATGGTTCATGAGATCCCGATCAAACAGGTCGAGGACAACATTGGACACACCACGTCGAACAGCCGTGATTACCTCAAGAAGGTACTCGTGAGCATGTCTCAGACCCAGGTGGAGTTTGACTACAAGGGTGAAAGCCCTGGGCGCAAGAGCGAATGGGGCATCGCAAACCTGATCGCTGAAGCCTACATCTTGGAAGATGGCCAGACCCTTCGCTTTTCGTTCCCACCGGATCTGAAACGCCGGCTACTCGACCCAGCGATCTTCAACTTGATCGACTTGCGGATGCAGTACCACTTCTCCAGCTTCTCTGCTCTCACTCTGCACGAGATCACGTCTCGCTACCTCGGCTCACCCATGGGAGAGACGTACCGTGCACATTGGTCTGAGTGGAGCGTTGTGCTGTCAGGATCTGCTACGCCACATGCCGAATTTCGCGACTTCAACAAAATGCTGGGTCGCGCAATCGACCAGGTCAACAGCATTGAACGCAGATTCCGCATCTCACCGCACGTCACAAAGCTAAACCGGAAGATGGACAAGCTTTGGTTCAAGCTGGAGACACTGATTCAGCCTGGCCTAGACCTTGGACCATCACCAGAGCTGGTTAGCCAGGACGTGTCAAAGCGCCTTAAAGCACTGTCCTTGAGTCAAAAAGATATCGATGAGCTTGGCATGACTCACGATGAAGAGTACCTGCTTGCGCAAGCTGACTACACCGAGGCACAGATGCGCAAGGAAGGGGCTAACGTTGCAAGTCCAGCGGCATATTTCAAGGCTGCAGTAGCCAACAACTACGCCAAGGCGCCAACTCAACAGAAGGCCGCGGAACCAGGCAGGGGCAAAAAGCCAGCCGCCTCTAAAACCGGTGAGAAGTCGAAGCCGGCGCAGGCGCCATCGCAAGCGCCGAAAGCAGCACCATCGAACCAAATGGCAGACCTGCTGGAGCAGTGGGGAGCAGCTCAGCGTGAAGCTATTCGCGCCCAGTTCATGGAACTGTCGGACGAGCAGAAGAAAGAGCTTGCGGAGAAATATGAGACCGAGCTGCGCAAAGACGATCTGGCCTACTCGCAATACCGGTCGAAGGGTTTGAACACGATGGTGATCAATTGCTTGGTAGCGATCCAGTTCCAGGAGCGTTTCCCTGAGACCCCAAGCTCGGAAACACTCCTGCAATTCTTGCTGGGTGGAGCGAAGATCTAA
- a CDS encoding xenobiotic compound monooxygenase A subunit yields the protein MIDGPVPESNLEIVGLRSTAQMYYETAQRKGLSILQLCKRIAWKAQEHLAIVSTGQDVGDKMEAWVEEEPADSVNIAPTHLYPWHR from the coding sequence TTGATTGACGGCCCGGTACCGGAATCGAACCTGGAGATCGTCGGGCTGCGCAGCACCGCGCAGATGTACTACGAGACCGCCCAGCGAAAAGGCCTGAGCATTCTTCAGCTGTGCAAGCGCATCGCTTGGAAGGCCCAGGAGCACCTGGCCATCGTCAGCACCGGTCAGGACGTGGGCGACAAGATGGAGGCTTGGGTCGAAGAGGAACCCGCCGATAGCGTCAACATCGCGCCCACTCACTTATACCCATGGCATCGATGA
- a CDS encoding ParB/RepB/Spo0J family partition protein → MRSSSPIGKPTVIAPAEGSSSIQGVHVPKVIPEANLRPMSEVLSSLHLDEERDSSAEPLERAPVSDADHVHQPGLDDIFLSGERLPGEAKFLQLTLIRRGKYQPRRKFDPEKLGLLANTIEDKGLNNAIIVRPLADGTYELIAGERRFLAHELLRKAYIYALIRNLSDAEAAILSVTDNDAREDLTEFERGASYKKLLDDKVVQSQAELSRRVGRSMATISRCLAYFKLPEGVISLLEEDPDLIGNRVVSDMVALADKGHIETVLAAANRIKEGASQDSAINWAKGEIRRKTSPQAPVPPRQIDYKERTQLDARIDGRKLILTPPKGIDPAEVLAYIEEMLKTRS, encoded by the coding sequence ATGAGGAGTTCTAGCCCGATCGGCAAGCCTACTGTGATCGCGCCGGCGGAGGGTTCGTCTAGCATCCAGGGCGTACATGTTCCGAAGGTTATTCCGGAAGCTAACCTCCGGCCGATGAGCGAGGTGCTCAGTTCTTTGCACCTTGATGAAGAAAGGGACAGTTCAGCGGAGCCGCTGGAACGTGCACCGGTTTCTGATGCTGATCACGTTCACCAGCCGGGCTTGGATGACATTTTCTTGAGCGGCGAGCGCTTGCCAGGCGAGGCAAAGTTCTTGCAATTGACGCTCATACGCCGCGGGAAGTATCAGCCACGCCGCAAATTTGACCCCGAGAAACTCGGCCTTCTCGCGAACACGATTGAAGATAAAGGCCTCAACAACGCGATTATCGTTCGCCCTCTTGCTGACGGTACTTACGAGCTTATTGCTGGTGAGCGCCGGTTCCTGGCTCATGAGCTGCTCCGAAAAGCCTACATCTACGCGCTCATCCGGAATCTGTCGGATGCGGAAGCGGCGATCTTGTCCGTTACGGACAACGATGCCCGGGAAGACCTTACTGAATTCGAGCGTGGTGCAAGTTACAAGAAGCTTCTCGATGACAAGGTTGTACAGTCCCAGGCGGAGTTGTCCCGCCGTGTCGGTCGAAGCATGGCCACGATCAGCCGCTGCCTTGCTTATTTCAAGTTGCCTGAGGGTGTCATTTCACTGCTGGAAGAAGATCCTGACCTGATTGGTAACAGGGTTGTCTCCGATATGGTTGCTTTGGCTGACAAGGGACATATTGAAACCGTTCTGGCCGCCGCAAACCGTATTAAAGAAGGTGCATCCCAGGACAGCGCAATCAACTGGGCCAAAGGTGAGATTCGGCGCAAGACATCACCTCAGGCCCCTGTTCCTCCGCGGCAAATCGATTACAAGGAACGCACCCAGCTGGATGCCCGTATCGATGGGCGCAAGTTGATTCTCACTCCTCCCAAAGGCATTGATCCCGCAGAGGTCCTCGCATACATCGAGGAGATGCTCAAAACGCGTAGTTAA
- a CDS encoding ParA family protein, producing MTSAAAPLDQYIFTDFTQLTFTPQFVAERLMISTQTLKAIEKEHDLNIARVARGSVEVRSYTLADMFLIASIRRANGNTKGFSRPITCSTYVQKGGTAKTTTTCNIGIEFALAGFKTLIIDNDPQADVSSMLGYDPDQTTEELVELGLPADRAVEGHLGNLIRLGNFPEMTLDQVIKKPFGEHGPHLIPAYDSLDDMDVVLRNAQGADFRYSLFIERARKGQLPHCDLSSYDVIIMDNAPSGTMLSRNSLAAADFLLCPIRMDKFSFRALSRLAHKINEMSTDFGRAPEIVAVPTMYMRNRPRLQANLARLSSLFPGKVTEQPLFHSEDYSKSLEDGVPLSLWKQGGENSLVAFRNVFEEMVGRIKTVLEKGK from the coding sequence ATGACTTCAGCTGCTGCGCCACTCGATCAGTACATCTTCACTGATTTCACTCAGCTAACCTTCACCCCACAATTTGTGGCTGAACGCTTGATGATCAGCACGCAGACACTCAAAGCCATCGAGAAGGAACACGACCTCAACATCGCACGTGTCGCACGCGGATCCGTAGAGGTCAGGAGCTACACGCTAGCTGACATGTTCCTGATTGCGTCGATTCGTCGTGCAAATGGGAACACTAAAGGGTTTTCGAGACCAATCACCTGCTCGACTTACGTCCAAAAAGGTGGGACCGCGAAAACTACCACCACTTGCAATATCGGCATCGAGTTCGCTTTGGCAGGTTTCAAGACCCTGATCATTGACAACGATCCTCAAGCCGACGTGTCCAGCATGCTGGGCTATGACCCTGACCAGACTACCGAGGAGCTTGTAGAGCTTGGCCTTCCTGCTGACAGAGCAGTAGAGGGCCACCTCGGGAACCTGATCCGTCTCGGAAACTTCCCAGAAATGACCCTGGACCAAGTGATCAAAAAACCATTTGGCGAGCACGGCCCCCACCTCATCCCAGCTTACGATTCCTTGGACGATATGGACGTTGTGCTCCGTAACGCCCAGGGTGCCGACTTCCGGTACTCACTGTTCATCGAACGAGCTCGCAAAGGTCAGCTCCCTCACTGCGACTTATCAAGCTATGATGTGATCATCATGGATAACGCACCTTCTGGAACCATGCTATCCCGGAACAGCCTGGCCGCAGCTGATTTCCTGCTGTGCCCAATCCGTATGGACAAATTCTCCTTCCGTGCGCTATCTCGACTGGCCCACAAGATCAATGAAATGAGCACCGATTTCGGTCGGGCTCCAGAGATCGTTGCAGTTCCCACCATGTACATGCGCAACCGCCCCCGCCTACAAGCGAACCTCGCTCGCTTGTCCAGTTTGTTCCCAGGGAAGGTTACGGAACAACCGCTCTTCCACTCCGAGGACTACTCGAAAAGCCTGGAAGACGGCGTACCTCTTTCCCTCTGGAAACAAGGTGGTGAGAACTCTTTGGTCGCGTTCCGCAATGTGTTCGAGGAAATGGTTGGCCGAATCAAAACAGTCCTGGAGAAGGGTAAATGA
- a CDS encoding tyrosine-type recombinase/integrase: MNTNTPAIHRIPYLQAKSEVALLDREPVDVIDQVDVIQADNDIEAAWMWLHAKGTNPKTKRVMRKEVERFILWALHTLGKQLSQITVMDITQYIGFMADPQPAEVWVSHTKHKRSHPDWRPFAGPLSKASQQYALIQIGSMYKWMIQGGRLKANPVSLVAKPQVDVDLTIKRLLPEAAIGLAFEAIAATKSPLKRARDHFMLSLFYMTGVRTFEATGATMGKIRRSASGTLWLEVLGKRNKVRDVPISEDLYEDLLQYRHAFGLSREVPVKDTTPLLLASNSKLKRAHNDTILKAVKEIMHRAAALAIERSQFDLADRLEEASTHWLRHSCFSHLAKATGDLVMIKALAGHSKIETTSRYLHTEDDALHAGVVQTLSTPRLHR, encoded by the coding sequence ATGAACACGAACACTCCAGCCATACACAGAATTCCGTACCTCCAGGCCAAGTCAGAAGTTGCGCTGCTTGATCGCGAGCCTGTCGACGTCATTGACCAGGTCGATGTGATCCAGGCAGATAACGACATCGAAGCAGCTTGGATGTGGCTCCATGCCAAAGGAACGAACCCTAAGACTAAACGGGTTATGCGGAAGGAAGTGGAGCGGTTCATCCTCTGGGCATTGCACACCCTGGGTAAACAGCTCTCCCAAATAACTGTGATGGACATCACCCAGTACATCGGCTTTATGGCTGACCCACAGCCGGCTGAGGTTTGGGTATCGCATACAAAGCACAAGCGCTCTCATCCAGACTGGAGACCGTTCGCTGGACCACTTAGCAAAGCGTCGCAGCAGTACGCCCTGATCCAGATCGGCAGCATGTACAAGTGGATGATCCAGGGTGGACGCCTTAAAGCGAACCCAGTGTCGCTCGTGGCCAAGCCCCAAGTCGACGTCGACTTGACGATCAAACGGCTGCTTCCCGAGGCAGCCATAGGCTTGGCATTTGAGGCTATCGCAGCTACAAAAAGCCCACTCAAACGAGCTCGCGACCATTTCATGTTGAGCTTGTTCTACATGACCGGCGTGCGAACGTTCGAAGCGACCGGCGCTACCATGGGCAAAATCCGGCGATCAGCAAGCGGTACTCTGTGGTTGGAGGTGCTGGGCAAACGAAACAAGGTTAGAGATGTGCCGATATCCGAAGACCTCTATGAGGACTTGTTGCAGTATCGCCACGCGTTCGGGTTGTCACGTGAGGTGCCAGTGAAGGACACAACCCCCCTCCTCCTCGCCTCGAACTCAAAGCTCAAACGCGCGCATAACGACACCATTTTGAAAGCAGTCAAAGAGATCATGCATCGTGCTGCAGCCCTGGCAATAGAGCGCAGCCAGTTCGATTTGGCCGATCGACTTGAGGAGGCCTCAACGCACTGGCTCCGCCACTCGTGCTTCAGTCACCTTGCCAAAGCTACTGGTGACCTGGTGATGATCAAGGCTCTGGCTGGTCACAGCAAAATCGAAACCACCAGTCGTTACCTGCATACGGAGGACGACGCTTTGCATGCGGGTGTCGTTCAAACCCTAAGCACCCCTCGACTACACCGGTAA
- a CDS encoding DNA-binding protein, giving the protein MANTGLPSDKRLSTRDLVHLYARELLDAGREVRQAEIRECIYIHHDLKASPNLVNEEIKRFWSETGPILSARLRRPGVPNAVCEKLDEIWDVALKAAEETHAVERKALETATAAAVDAAKAAQDNERAATASLESQSRELAGLIADKERLTDQLDQSSAYIRQLQAEVADLNKRLTAASQAHGEEIKRLQDVHSGVVERAQDMHRGELERLQQQLQSANDATESARAKAETARIAAEEHLERTENHLMMETARVRDEERGKTEKVGKELQQALTLIDQLRIQRSKATDDAAETRGRLEVTQQNLSALEAQNKELRELNRTLQAALLEGFRGGKAAASGTDE; this is encoded by the coding sequence ATGGCCAACACCGGACTCCCATCTGACAAAAGGCTGAGCACCAGAGATCTTGTCCACCTTTACGCGAGAGAGCTGCTTGATGCGGGTCGCGAGGTTCGCCAGGCGGAAATTCGCGAGTGCATATACATTCACCATGACCTCAAAGCCTCGCCCAATCTGGTGAACGAGGAAATCAAAAGGTTCTGGAGTGAGACCGGCCCTATTCTGAGCGCCAGGCTGCGAAGACCTGGTGTTCCAAACGCAGTGTGCGAAAAGCTTGATGAGATCTGGGATGTCGCTCTAAAGGCGGCCGAGGAGACTCATGCGGTTGAGCGCAAAGCGCTTGAGACGGCGACAGCGGCTGCCGTTGATGCCGCCAAGGCGGCGCAGGACAATGAGCGGGCAGCTACTGCTAGCCTTGAATCCCAGAGCAGAGAGCTCGCTGGCCTCATCGCGGACAAGGAGCGGTTGACCGATCAGCTGGATCAGTCGAGTGCTTATATTCGGCAACTTCAAGCTGAGGTCGCAGATCTCAACAAGAGACTCACTGCCGCAAGTCAGGCTCATGGTGAGGAAATCAAGCGCCTGCAGGATGTGCACAGTGGCGTAGTTGAGCGTGCCCAGGACATGCATCGCGGAGAGCTTGAGCGCCTTCAGCAGCAGCTCCAATCAGCAAACGATGCGACTGAGTCTGCACGTGCGAAGGCCGAGACTGCGCGGATTGCCGCGGAGGAGCACCTTGAGAGAACCGAAAACCACCTGATGATGGAGACCGCCAGGGTTCGGGATGAAGAGAGAGGCAAAACAGAGAAGGTCGGCAAGGAGCTGCAGCAAGCTTTGACGCTCATCGACCAGCTGCGGATTCAGCGCTCGAAGGCCACTGACGATGCCGCTGAGACCCGCGGTCGTCTGGAGGTTACCCAACAGAACCTGAGCGCCCTAGAAGCACAGAACAAGGAGCTGCGTGAACTGAACAGAACCCTGCAGGCCGCTCTGCTGGAAGGCTTTAGAGGTGGTAAAGCAGCAGCTTCTGGCACGGATGAATAG
- the merR gene encoding Hg(II)-responsive transcriptional regulator translates to MATELTIGKLADAAGVNVETIRYYQRRGLLDEPAKPLGGHRRYPVDMVKRLRFIKRAQALGFTLSEVGGLLTLDESCACAETRARAARKLALIEQKMADLVVMQQLLGELVQQCDAGDGGTICPIIEALIRE, encoded by the coding sequence ATGGCCACAGAGCTGACCATTGGCAAGCTGGCAGACGCCGCCGGGGTGAACGTCGAGACGATCCGCTACTACCAGCGACGCGGGCTGCTGGATGAACCAGCCAAACCCTTGGGTGGCCATCGGCGCTATCCGGTGGACATGGTGAAGCGACTGCGTTTCATCAAGCGGGCTCAGGCGCTGGGTTTCACGCTCTCGGAAGTCGGTGGACTGCTGACGCTGGATGAGTCGTGCGCCTGTGCCGAAACGCGAGCACGGGCTGCACGCAAGCTCGCGTTGATCGAGCAGAAGATGGCCGACTTGGTCGTCATGCAGCAACTGTTAGGCGAACTGGTGCAGCAATGTGATGCGGGAGACGGCGGAACGATCTGCCCGATCATCGAGGCACTGATCAGAGAGTAA
- a CDS encoding mercuric transporter MerT family protein yields MGMQLTGKGSLVASSLTAIGASVCCVGPLVLLALGVGGTWVGALTMMEPLRPLFIGLTLLFLGLAFRKLYLVPQVCTPGTPCADPRTLVRQRLVFWIVSVLLLGLLAVPWLAPLFY; encoded by the coding sequence ATGGGGATGCAACTCACCGGGAAAGGCTCGCTGGTCGCGAGTTCGCTGACCGCCATCGGTGCGTCGGTGTGCTGTGTCGGGCCACTGGTGCTGTTGGCACTCGGTGTCGGCGGTACGTGGGTGGGCGCTCTGACCATGATGGAGCCACTACGCCCCCTCTTCATCGGGTTGACTCTACTGTTCCTGGGATTGGCATTCCGCAAGCTCTACCTGGTGCCACAGGTTTGTACGCCAGGTACACCCTGCGCCGATCCGCGCACGCTCGTGCGACAGCGACTCGTGTTCTGGATCGTCAGCGTGCTGCTGCTCGGCCTATTGGCCGTGCCGTGGCTCGCCCCGCTGTTCTACTGA